Part of the Salminus brasiliensis chromosome 2, fSalBra1.hap2, whole genome shotgun sequence genome, gtgtgttcgctccCGGCGTGCTTTTAATATCGGTGCTGCCACGCAAAAATCTCCTACATCTTaaatagtaactttacaggagaaggaaaaattaACTTCTTAATTTTCAgtagaagttaatgtaaaacgcattttattccaagtcttaatgaaccatttctattggtccgttcattatAAAATTCTGAAACGATGTAAATAACGACTGCCGGCTTTTAATTAGATTGAAAAAATTAAAACGGCAAACATTTAGATTTGTTTGTGGAGTTGTGTGGATCATTTTATCTTGTTTTAAAATTGTCAAGTTTATAAGCAACTTTAGggtttttaaatgtgtttattcgttaaatataatttatttttatttggataAAAATGCCGCATCGTTTTGGCTAAAACGGACAACCGTTTATATTTAATTAACGCTGTTTGCAAAAATTGCGCCTCCCTTTTTAAAAGAGAAATGCCTTGTGGGAAACATGGGAGTAGAAACATAAGACAAAATATGACATGAAAAATAATTAATGGGCTGGAtattttaataaacagttttaatATTCGAAATTCAGTCGTTTAATAGACGTTTAAACAGTCCTTCGTTTGACTCTATAACTAAGTGATTCATTATTTCTGGCGGTCATTTCAGCCTGTTGGAAAAcacgttttgttttttgtgtttttttttgcaaaccGGAGATGCCAGTGTGTCTCAACCTGCGTGGGCTAAAAGTGTGAATATCtctcatttatttatcattCAGAGCTGAGCAGAGGCACTGTCACGatttataaaaaaagagaactgTAATTGAACCAACCCACCAGTTTAATTTTCTCTAAAATTTCAAAACCCccttttttttcatggtgcctTAATTTTATTCGTTTACAAATAAATGAAAGCTGATGTGTTATTGCACACTGCTTCTACTTATGCTCATGTTGCTGTCTTGTTGTGGTGGATGTTCTTCCAGGAAATAAGATGTACGTCCACCCCGAGTCTCCAAACACAGGCGCTCACTGGATGAGGCAGGAGATCTCCTTCAGCAAGCTGAAACTGACCAACAACAAGGgtgcaaacaacaacaacacccaGGTAAACACTCTCTGAACACAGTGGTGTGGAGAAACCTCAGGTCATCTCCTCAAAGCTTGACCAGTCCACCTGAAgtgggaagaggaggaggggggggggggttgtatctcataaagcaaaagaaaatgtTCTCCAAAAAAGAAATGCTAGCCCAAAGCATGGCTTGGTCAGGACTATTGGACAAGCTTGACTTTTGGCTCCAGTTATCTGGACACATAAGAAGTTCTGCTTTATGAAATGACCTAAAGGCTCTTGGAAGTGGTCCGAACAGTCTTCGTTAGTGCACAAAGAGCCATTCTAAGCTGGAAGAGGGTTGATTGTTCTCGAAACCTCTTCAGTAGTCAGGGTGTTTGAACATCACATTCGCTTTTCAGAAGATAAGTCCAGACCTTTGTAGCTGTAGCCAGGTTTAGACGTTGTGTGGTTTCTCAGTGTGGTTGAAATAATCAGAATGCTGGAGTTTCAATAGGCAGCTGCCTTCTTTTAACACTGTCTTTAAGAAAAAATGAAGCATGTTGGTGGGTGATGGGTGTTGGATGAGGGGGGGTTATAGAGTTGAGCTGATGGTGCGTGTTCTGGGTGAAGCGGAGTCTGCACTCTTCTCTGGCCTTCCGTGGTGGTTTGACACCTTCAAGTGTGTTAGTGAGCCTGCGATTGTCTTGCAGCGTACACGCCGTCCTGCAGCCTTTGCACAATtaccagcagtgtgtgtgtgtgtgtgtgtgtgtgtgtgtgtgtgtgtgtgtgtgtgtgtgtgcgcgcgcacgcACATGACTTACAGTGTGCATAATTGTCCTCACTGTAAAGATTACGGTCTTAGCTTAAAGAGTAATCATCAGCCATGTGCAGCACTTCAGCTTCACTAGCATGATCTCCAGAATTCTCAACCGTGTCTGTGCATGTTCTTCTGATTCTGTGCAGATGATCGTTCTGCAGTCTCTCCATAAGTACCAGCCCAGGCTGCACATTGTGGAGGTCAGTGAGGATGGTGTGGAGGACATGAGCACTGAAGCGAAGACTCAGACCTTCACGTTTCCAGAAAACCAGTTCATTGCGGTCACCGCTTACCAGAACACAGATGTAAGCAAAAAATGTCGCTGACCGCCTTGACTTCCTTCAGAACAGaacttctgcttttttttttttttttgactgtcTTGACTAgccattttttaatgtttgctaTTTGTTTGTGTCCAgatcacacagttgaagattgacCACAACCCCTTTGCCAAAGGCTTTAGAGATAATTATGATTCGTAAGTGTTTTGTCTTCAAGAAATCTAAGAATTAGACTTCAACTAAGAACTCCACCAGTTGTCGTCTTtcgcccccccaaaaaacatttacaCCCCCTCTCCTTTATTCTCTTTTTCAACAGGATGTACACAGCCCCCGAGAGTGACAGGCTGACCCCGTCCCCCACTGACTCCCCTCGCTCCCACCAGATCGTTCCTGGAGCTCGTTATGCCATGCAGCCCTTCTTCCAGGACCAGTTCGTCAACAACCTGCCACAGAACCACCGCCTGTATGGAGGTGAGCGGGCCGTGCCCCAGACCAACGGCCTCCTGTCGCCGCAGGCCGACGATTCGGCCGCCTCCTCGGCCGCAGGCCGCTGGTTCGTCCAGCAGGGCGGCGCTTCAGCTAAGCTAGACTTGACCTATGACACAGATTACTCTGCCTCCAGCCTCCTGCCCTATGGGATCAAACCCCTGCCCCTACAAAGCCCTCATGCTCTGGGTTACTACCCAGACTCCTTCGCCTCCATGGCTGCGGCTGGCTGGGGCACTAGCCGGAGCTCCAGCTACCAGAGGAAGATGACCACAGGCCTGCCTTGGTCGCCCAGGCCCAGTCCGCCGGCCTTTTCAGACGACCCGCTAGTCGCTAAAGATAAGCTGCAGGAGGAGGGATCCACGGGTTCAGCAGGTACAGTGGGCGCCAGCGGGGCGTGGGGGCTCGAGACGACCCCAGGGTTGAAGCCCATGGACTCTGGCGACTACACCATGGTGTGTAAAAGACGCCGCCTCTCACCCGGAGGGTCCAGCACGGACGCATCTCCAACTATAAAGTGCGAGGACTTGACCGCTGAGGAATACAGCAAGGAGCATCCTAAAGGCCTGGGCTACTACGCCTTCTACACCAGTCCTTAAACTTTCACCACCCACTCTGATGCAttaataatctctctctctctctctctctctctctctctctctctctctctctctctctctctctctcattttaaaGTGCTTTGCCCACATTTTGTTCCTTTTTAAATTCCTTTTTAACTGCAGGTGCCAAAGCTATGTGCTCCTATAACGTGCTGATGATTAATTTCTGCTGGTTTGTGAAAGATGGGAGAGtcgtttttattttattattattattattattttattttttggggtGGGGGCGGGGTGTAattcttttatctttttaaaaGCAATCTGCTGGTttgaatctttttttaatatatatattatatataaaacatcaatgtgaattttttttcctctccttttATTTAAGATCCCTTGGTTGTACAGTATTTGTGCACTTTAGATTGTGATGTATCTTGTATAAATTGTCTACATGGCACTGGTATGAGATGTGGAATAAAATGTGCTTTTCATAAAATCTGTGGCTGTTTGTTTTAAAGGGTTTAAGATTGTTCACAATTGggcctaaataataataataaaaaaaacagtgtaacggcaaattataaaaaaattatttaatgtaCCTGCCTTTAGATTTCACTcttaaattaattttaaatagTCATGCATTTTAGACTTTAAGTATTTTAATTGTATCtatgtaaaattaaaaaaaaagcgaGGTTACAGGAAGATGAAAGACCTTAACTTTCGCTTGAAGACCGTTTAACAAATGTGTAATAATTTTAAATTATGCAACGATATAAAAAATCCCGTTTAATATTGTCAAAACAAAtacagatacaaggttttcgtGTATGTTAATtacttatatatgtatgtaaatattattcttttgttatattaaattatacgTCCTATATTTTTGTTCGCAAGATCTTTTCGCTTGTATTTTTCTTTGACTAATAATCACTCAAATGTAATTAATCTATTCACATTATTCAGCTAATTGTAATCCCACTGTAGCTAGAGATGACTTTTcactgttcatttttttttacattacttgTTTCCGATTGATTGCTTTAATACCTTCTTCTGATCTGAGGATCACTCGTTATTTCCAGAGTATAAAATCAATTGAACCCAAATTCAGCAGCTCAGGTCATCGCGGGTAAAGGCCAGTTCTCCTCCGTCGTCCTCTGATTAAAACAGTGAACAGAGCTGCTGAAGATGCTGAAGATGCTGAAGATGCTCTCTGACCGAAGCTCGTCACTGTAACGCCTCTCGGTTTGGTGATAATTGGAGGCAGAATTGGTAGAAGAACGCAGAGTTCTCCAAGTGTTCCGGAAAATGTTATTTTGGAGCTGTTCTGATGGAGAAGGTgtcgcacccccccccccacccaaaaaaaatacaaaaatatcacAGAACAAACACTGTACATCAGCAGACTCTGGACTCCAGGAATAACTCCAACATCTCCCGAGGTTTTCGCTGTTCTGCTGGAGAACATCTCCTCATGCTTGACTGAAAGTTTTAGCAGCTTTCTCCTCGCTTATTAACCCTCTGTTCACTGAACCCAATACCCAATACACCCAATACACCCAATTTTAGTACTTCAGTATCGAGtatactgtattttactgtataGCTCACCATAATGTGGGGTTGTGCTGCTGTAATAGTACAGTaagcaatattattattagagagCACATGTAAGAATTCAAATATTCTTCATATTTATAgttataatataaattaattattttttacaatttGCAGAAATACgtgtttttacttttaaacctAGGCTGTATTTATTAACACTACCATTTTGGGCCAGTTTGTAGGCATGGACTAAGCCTAGGATTAGTAAAACCAATGGTGCTTCACCATTGAATATCCCATAGACCCAACCTGGGTACAGGAAACCAGCCCATAAGGTCACACTGTGctgcaattaaataaatacatgataaTTATACCTGTACTAATGAAATTAATTATACTTTAATTGATTACAAAAAAGAACTAGAATCCAGAAATTGTGACCCGAGGTTGTGAAGGCTTTTTTTGCTAATATGAAGCTCTTCTGAAATCTCCTGAACCGAGATGAGATCATTTTGCTTCTGTAATTTTGTTTCCAtcatatctgtttagtcataCAGTTATGCCTTATGAAACGCACAGGCGACGACCGCCCTGAACAAAGCTGTTAAAAATAGCCGGTTCAAACCAATGCTCGGCCTGAGGCCTGCTCTGACTCTGTGTTGATGAAACTTTTCCGAGAAGTCTTTCCTCATCAGTAAATCCCATTTGAGCTGAATTGATGGTCTGGTATTTTTAAGTCTAATGAATTCTGTTGTCAGACTCTTGACAGAAAGCGAAGACTCTGACTAACTCCAATTAACACCTTCTAATGATGCCGAGCTCCTGATGGCACTGGCCTCCCTGGCTGCCTGTCAGCAAGAGACTAGAGGAGGAGGGGCGCCGGTGGAGAGGGCAAAAGAGGGTGTGtatcaggaggaggaggaggaggaggatgaggggaAACAAGGTTGAAACGGGTGTGTATCAGGGGAGAGGGTTAAAGCAGATGTGTATCAGGGGCATCAGGGCCAAAGGGGCATCACAACAACTCTGTAATTGTCTTTACTGGAGAATCTTCTGTGGAACAAAGTAGAAATTGACATTAAAATTCAATGGAAAAtaaaaatctatctatctatctatctatctatctattattttatatatttatagttcTGATATCAATTAAagtataatataaattaattattttttacaatttGCAGAAATACgtgtttttacttttaaacctAGGCTGTATTTAATTAACACTACCATTTTGGTCCAGTTTTGTAGGCATGAATTAAGCCTAGGATTAGTAAAACCAATGGTGCTTCACCATTGAAGATCCCATAGACCCAACCTGGGTACAGAAAACCAGTCCATAAGGTCACACTGtgctgcaaataaataaatacatgataaTTATACCTGTACTAATGAAATTAATTatactttaatactttaattgATTACAAAAAAGAACTTGCATTGATTTTAAAACCAGAACCAGAATCTGGAACCTCAAGGGGCTTTAAGGAATCTCCAAGAAAGGTTTTttagaagatgaagaagaagaaggtttCTTAAGGCACCTTtagatgttcctccacagtttcaaatgttcCTCGAGGCTCCTGTGCTTTTAGCACTATACTAAACATTTCCTTAATGACCTGCATCCCATGGGGTATCCCATAAGGGTAGATCAGGGGTGCACAACCCATGACCGGAGTTGGGGTGGAGAATTCCAGAATTTGGTACAAAAGGTACCCCATAAGGgttggttccttaaagcaccttaagaggttcctccaaagTTTCAAATGAAAGACCCTCTGCACTTTTTTTGCTTTGGGCCCAAAGTAGACTCTAGACCCACCtgattaaatgaaaaaaaatattattatgagTTTATTATActgctaatattattattattatatcttatATTATCTGAAGTCCAGCTATATTGGTATATCTACGTTCATAAATTACGATTGCTGCTGTTACACGATTGTAAAAGACCTTAAATTTTACAAATGAACTTGACAAATATTTAAACCATTACTGTTCCTTCTATTTGAAGGTTCTATTGGGCAGTGGTCTTCAAACCTGGTCCTGGAGACCCCCATTCAGTTAATTAGTTGGGTCAGTTTTGCTAAGAGTTggaaaaccactaaaatgtCCTGGATAGCAGTAGGCCTCCAGGAcaagggttgggaaccactgctttagGGCACCCAAAGAACTCTTTTTGGCCTTTTCTTAGTTTTGGTACAAAAATATGCTGTTAAATGTGGAATAGAATTGGCTCACCATGACAATTACTAGGATTATTATTAACTATGATactatgatataataataaacaccacTATTACTAATGACCTGAGCAGGTAAGCAGGTAAAaccatgtgtttaaaaaaaacgtGCGCAAGTGCCTCACAAACCAGGCCTACACACACGGACGCTAAACCACGGCGTGAAGCCTCCTCGGGTAGCCATCTTGCCTGTCTCTCTGTAGATGCCTAATGATTTCCTGCTTGTTTAGAGAGCAGATCGTGTGCTGAAGCACAGAAACATGAGTGGGGGACAGCGGGGAGGTGGACGGTTCTCAGCCTCTACAACAAAGTCGATACACTCCAAGACGTTAACACTCATTCATGCAAGAACTACAGTAATCAATAGGCTTTTTTACTGCGCTCTACATGCCAAAAGGCATCCAATgtaaacgagagagagagagagagagagagagagagagagagacaccgagACAAAGAAAGGCTGCAATATACTGTAGATAGTGCTACTAGTTTTATTGGTATTAGTAATTTTTTGTTTATATTCTTAGTTACAAATTGGTCTAATTTGAACCCAAAACTGCAATTAAAATCCTAAGAAGAAATCCAAGGAAATCTGTTGACGCAGTTTTCACACCTCAAGCTAAATAACAATTCCAATAGGTCAGTGACTATTATACAAATTCAATTCCCAGCCTGACTCAACAGTGACCCTGCTCTCAGCCAAGAATAATACAtcagtgttttttctctttccattttttttaactttggaGCTCTGACAAAGTATCTTGGACTGGTTTCCTTGACAGTTGAGCagttatatctttttttttttttagcagttcCCTTGAAGTGAGAAGATTGTAACAGTTTTAAGTATTTTTGTGGATGACTTCGTGTCTGTTTTCAACTGTCGCTGTGCATGTAAAACCaggacacacacatagagagagggagagagagagggagagagagagggagagagagagagagagagttattaTTGATATGACACGTCCACGTAACAAGACAAGCGTGGCAGATCCGGTGTCAATGTAAAAGAGGAAGCGTAGCGTAGGGTCTTATACTGCGTACTttactctctctccatctctataCATGCTGAGCTGTTTACTCCATTAGGACGTAACGTGACATAAACTATAGCAAACAGCCCTGACAGATACACACGCAAAAACAGGGTAAAATGGTCAGGCCGATGAGACCAGAATCTCCATGAGCTTAGAGTGGAATGTTGCACCTGACTTGGGCCCCCCGTAAAGGTGTACCCTATTAGGGTAGAGAATTCAGAAGTCTGGCACCAAACGACTTGCATTCAATAAGGGTACCTCATTAGGGCAGAGGATTCCAGAGCTAGGGGATAAATGACCTGTATTTCATGGTCTACTCCATTAGGACAGAGAACTATGGGAAAATGACCAGGGGCACATGGGCGGCCTCATTTGAGTAGAGATTTCCAGAGTTTGGCTCTAAATGACTTGTATCCCAGGGGGTTTCCCATTAGAGTACACAACCCTAGTCGCCTGGGTGGGGAATTCCAGAAATTGGCACAAAAAAATCTGCGTCCCACCTTTGTTCCCCATAAGGGTATAGAAATTCCACAGCTGGTATGTTCCCCATGGAACAACCTATGTTACATTAGGAACCCCACTAGGGTAGAGAATTCCAGAGTTTGGCACTTATTGAGCTAAATCCCATGGTGTACCCTATTGAGGTAGAGAATTCCAGAGTCTGGCACTAAATGACCCTTAAAAGATCCCATGGGCTACCCCATGAAGGCAGAGAATTTAAGAGTTTGCCACTAAATTAACAGCATCTCAAGGTGTACCCAATTAGGGTAGAGAACTCTAGAGTTGGGAACAACCAGTGTGCCATGGACCTTTCTACCCCTAGGGTAGAGAATTCCAGAGAGTTTGGCACTAAATTACATGTACCCCATGGGGTATCCCATAAGAACTAGGGAATAAACAACAATGTCCTATGGGCTACTCCATTAATTCTCCCAATTCCAGAACTGGGCATTAATTGACCAGTGTCCCATGGGGTATCCAGTTAAGGTAGAGAATTTAGCTGGGGAATAAATGACCTGTGTCCAATTGGAGTAGGGTTTTCCAAAGTTTGACATTAAATGATCTGTATCCGGTGCTGTTTTACCACTAAGGACTTTTAGGCACAAAAAGTTTAGAGTTTGGTTGTGAATGACCTGTATATGGTGTACTCTATTATGATAGCGAATTCTTGAATTGGGGTCTAAATGCTCCTTATTCCTGGGTGTACCCCATTAGAGTAGACAGTTCCAGAGCTTGGCACTAAATTCCTTGCATCCCGCAGTATGTCTCTTCAGACTATAAACAACCAGTATTTCAAAGTATACCCCACTGGGGTAAAGAGTTTCAGAATCTGGCACTAAATATCCTGTTCTtaagacagctcaagaaattcaacctgccacagaccctgatgatccagttctacacagcgatcatcgagtccattctcacagcctccataactatctggtttggttcctccacctgacaagaaagaaccaaactccagcgcatcatcaggacagcagagaggatcattggatgtaacctgccatcacttcagcagatctacaccagcaggatgaggaagcgtgctggcaagattacatctgacccctcacgtcctggacacctcctcttccagacactcccctctggtagaagactgcgatccatcaaaaccagcacaacacgtcatgctaacagcttcttccccagagctgtagcgctcctcaaccacagtggacacctcccactgtaaacctcaaaacttacaactgaactgtaccaaaccggactgaacagctattttgcactctgcctatttgcactatga contains:
- the eomesa gene encoding eomesodermin homolog a — protein: MQLESLVAGGAAGGPVPLPLPLPKPFYPPLSSSDSAASASASPDEPDTSKKYSTGNGGGATEAEQGARSPPPSSNSTTTTTSSGGSSVAREQGQGHEQDAGHEVLPIRRYGAEELLYFGAQDPVSCALFPYGGGATQGVTGGACYGGSSATSRYSSSSSSSSSSSSTSSLHYGPMPLPPHAVSGFPSAVCTSRGQFPPPPPPHPAAAAAAGYQFAHAQGPACLYPSYPGAQRAQVYLCNRPLWLKFHRHQTEMIITKQGRRMFPFLSFNITGLSLTSHYNVFVEVVLADPNHWRFQGGKWVTCGKADNNMQGNKMYVHPESPNTGAHWMRQEISFSKLKLTNNKGANNNNTQMIVLQSLHKYQPRLHIVEVSEDGVEDMSTEAKTQTFTFPENQFIAVTAYQNTDITQLKIDHNPFAKGFRDNYDSMYTAPESDRLTPSPTDSPRSHQIVPGARYAMQPFFQDQFVNNLPQNHRLYGGERAVPQTNGLLSPQADDSAASSAAGRWFVQQGGASAKLDLTYDTDYSASSLLPYGIKPLPLQSPHALGYYPDSFASMAAAGWGTSRSSSYQRKMTTGLPWSPRPSPPAFSDDPLVAKDKLQEEGSTGSAGTVGASGAWGLETTPGLKPMDSGDYTMVCKRRRLSPGGSSTDASPTIKCEDLTAEEYSKEHPKGLGYYAFYTSP